In a single window of the Gossypium hirsutum isolate 1008001.06 chromosome A13, Gossypium_hirsutum_v2.1, whole genome shotgun sequence genome:
- the LOC107893670 gene encoding probable WRKY transcription factor 57 has product MEDKEGLDPAGTEFKSDSSSSWTLAGPDSVSDSINYFFDRESSILSEFGWNILQPDHADEIERFGELDRTDASRGLAGNCSGSQSQSCGAAGGVGDSCSGAASNPVGSAEVPTSNPSVSSSSSEDPPEKSTGFGGKPPEIPSKVRKKGQKRIRQPRFAFMTKSEVDHLEDGYRWRKYGQKAVKNSPFPRSYYRCTNSKCTVKKRVERSSEDPTIVITTYEGQHCHHSVGFPRGGLISHEAAFAGQFTPGVSQFYYSQGVQLHRGISPSTTQSQQLPIEVRESRALPEPTSQLPKDEGLLGDIVPPGMRRT; this is encoded by the exons ATGGAAGATAAAGAGGGGCTTGATCCAGCTGGGACTGAGTTTAAATCCGATTCGAGCTCGAGCTGGACACTTGCTGGACCTGACTCAGTCTCCGATAGCATCAATTACTTCTTCGATAGGGAAAGCAGTATACTGAGTGAGTTTGGTTGGAATATTCTACAACCGGACCATGCCGATGAGATTGAAAGGTTCGGTGAACTAGACCGAACCGACGCCAGTCGTGGTTTGGCGGGAAATTGTAGCGGCTCGCAATCGCAAAGCTGTGGTGCAGCTGGTGGCGTTGGTGATTCGTGTTCAGGGGCAGCGTCGAATCCGGTCGGGTCAGCTGAAGTGCCGACATCGAATCCGTCAGTGTCGTCGAGCTCCAGCGAGGATCCGCCGGAGAAATCTACGGGCTTCGGCGGGAAACCGCCTGAGATACC GAGTAAGGTGAGGAAGAAGGGGCAAAAGCGAATTAGGCAGCCACGTTTTGCTTTTATGACCAAGAGTGAAGTTGATCATCTTGAAGATGGCTACCGATGGCGAAAATATGGACAAAAAGCTGTTAAAAATAGTCCATTTCCTAG GAGTTACTATCGCTGCACAAACAGCAAATGTACAGTGAAGAAGAGGGTGGAACGATCCTCTGAAGATCCCACCATCGTCATTACTACATATGAAGGTCAACACTGTCATCATAGTGTCGGTTTCCCCCGTGGTGGACTCATCAGCCATGAAGCTGCCTTTGCCGGTCAGTTTACTCCTGGAGTCTCTCAATTTTATTATTCACAAGGGGTACAGTTACATAGGGGAATTTCTCCAAGCACAACGCAGTCACAGCAACTGCCCATTGAGGTAAGAGAATCTCGTGCGCTGCCAGAACCCACCTCACAGCTGCCAAAAGATGAAGGGTTACTTGGAGATATTGTGCCTCCTGGCATGCGTAGGACGTGA